AATCCGCAATATTTGATCGACTATATGAAATCAATTTATTACGACGTTTATAAAATTACAGAATGATTCAAAGGAACAGAAATGAGGGAGCAGTTATGTTATCAATCAATGAATATCTAAAAGCCGGCGAAACGACTGTCTCCAACTTAGTGATTGAGAATTACCAAAAGATTGGCTTGGCTGATGAAGAGTTTCTATTTTGGCTACAATTGTTTCATTCTCAAGCAAAAGGCGATTTATTTCCAGATCTAGCTGAGATCAGTCAAATCATGGGAAAGCCGATCGATGTTATTTATAAGCTATTAAATCAGCTCGTTTCACGTGGTTTTTTAATTATTCAAACAAAGCAAAATGAGCAAGGGCAAATGATGGATACGTATGATTTGCTGCCAATTTTTGAGAAAATTTCATTGTTAAAACAAAATCAAACGGTAAAACAGCAAGAACGTTCCTCAGAAGAAACCATCAAACAATTATATCAAGGGTTTGAAAAAGAATTTGGCCGCCAGTTATCGCCAATCGAACTTGAAATGATTGGTCAATGGCTAGAAACAGATCATTACCAACCTGAACTGATTCGATTAGCACTAAGAGAGGCTGTATTGAATCAAGCATACAGCTTAAAGTATATCGATCGTATTTTACTTGCTTGGGAACGTAAAAATATTACAACAAAAGAGCAAGTCGCTGAAGATCAAAAGCGTAGAAAACAGGCGCTGATTCAAAAAGAAATCGAGCAACAAGGCGCTGCAAATGAGCCAATTCCGAAAGTTACTCTCCACAATTGGCTTAATCCAGAAGATAGTGAGTAGGAGGTAGGTAAATGCTGTCCAAAGAAAAAACAATGGAAGCTATTGAAATTATGTATGACATGTTTCCGGACGCAGCCTGTGAACTAACACATAAAAGTCCATTTCAGCTATTGATTGCAGTTATTTTAAGTGCTCAAGCAACTGATGTATCTGTAAATAAGGCAACACCTGCGTTATTTGCAGCTTACCCAACACCTGTTGCGTTAGCACAAGCTCCAGTAGAGGACATTATTCAAAAAATCAAAACGATTGGGTTGTATCGTAATAAAGCAAAAAATATCAAGGCGTGTGCTACACAACTATTGGACCAATTTGACGGGAAAGTACCTGAAACTCGTGAAGAGCTTGTTACCTTGCCTGGTGTTGGGCGTAAGACGGCTAATGTGGTAATGGGGGATGCTTTTGGTGAACCTGCTATCGCAGTTGATACACATGTTGAGCGAGTATCAAAACGTTTACGTATCTGCAAATTAGACGCTAATGTCATGGAAGTTGAACAAACATTGATGCGAAAAATACCGAAGGAACTATGGGTCAAAACCCATCATACGATGATTTTTTTCGGTCGTTATCATTGTCTGGCACGAAATCCAAAATGTGATATTTGCCCACTTCTTTATATGTGCCAAGAAGGCAAGACGCGGATGAGCGCGAAATAAAAAATAAAAGAGTACCGTAAACATTGTTATGTTTTCACGGTACTCTTTTATTTTAGCCAATCCCAATTACAAAGTGGAAGAGTTTATCTGAGTAGGTAAGCTCATCTAAATCCGTTTTGATTGTTTCATTGAGTAGCTTTAATTCATCTGTGACAATACCATCTACACCATAAAACATCATCCGAGTCATCGTATCTTCGTCATTGACCGTCCAAGCATAAACGCTCTTTCCATCATTATGAGCTGCATTAATAAAATTGCGATTTAAAGTGGTATATTCCATCGTAAAGAAATCAACATTTGAGATTGGCGGGCCTACAATATTGAAGGGAAGAATATAGCCCACGTAGAAATCTGGTTCTTGTTCCTTCAGTTCTGTTGCAGTATTAAAGGTCAACGTATGCAGGATATGTTTTTCTGACAAAATAGTTTTGCGATATTTTTGCGTAAAGCGTTTGACTAGATCGGAACTATCTTGCGGTGTTGTTTTAATTTCAATCAACAGTTTTTGGTTTAATTCTTTTGCTTTTTCAAGATAATCATCAAAGGAGCAAACAGCTGCTTCCATCCCATTTTCTTTTGCCGTTAGTTTAGTCAATTCGGTCAAGGTTAATTGATTTGGTCTTTTGTCGACGCCTGTTAGTTTTTTTAAGTTGAAATCATGCATGACAACAAACTGTTTATCTTTGGTTTCTTGGATATCCATCTCAACATAAGTTGGTTTTTCTAAGCTCGTTTTTTCAAGGGCCGGCAAGGTATTTTGAACACCGTTGGCAGCATCTACACCTCGATGTGAGATTGTCAAAGGTTCAGTGACTGAAGGGTTGCTCAAGTAATTCGTATTGTATGTTCCAACACCAATTCCAAATAAAGCAGCGGTGAAAGCAAATAGGCCAATTTTAAAAAACGACCATTCTTTTCTTACTTGTTTTGGTTGATCGAAAAACCATTGTGGTAATTCTGGTAGAAACCCCTCGTCATCCATATAATCGATCGTGATATAAAATATTCCAACAGTTGTAAAGATAATATTAAGGAGTAAAAAAATTTGTAAAAGAGTCATCGCAACAACGGCGCTAACTAAAGCGTAACTTGGCAAAGCAGTTTCGATGATGGCTTGCACAGTTAGGATCAGTGTATAACTAAGTACAAATACAATAATAATACTGCCGCCAATCACAATAAACTGACCTAAAATTCTAAAGAAATGATGTTTCGTTGAGCGCCAACTTTCTCTGACCGCTTGTCGAAACGGAACATCACGTAAAATCATTTCTGGCAGTGCAAAAATCAAACGAATCGAAAGATAAAAGAAGATCAAGTAACCTAAAACGACTAAGGCAATAATCGTTACGCGGTTAGCAAAGATGAAGTCCATTATAAAGGCTGGAATTTTGATTTTTGCCAATAGATCTGAATTAAAGCCTAAACCGCTTAGTGGTAGAACTAAGAAAAAATAAAATAG
The DNA window shown above is from Enterococcus sp. 12C11_DIV0727 and carries:
- the nth gene encoding endonuclease III, whose translation is MLSKEKTMEAIEIMYDMFPDAACELTHKSPFQLLIAVILSAQATDVSVNKATPALFAAYPTPVALAQAPVEDIIQKIKTIGLYRNKAKNIKACATQLLDQFDGKVPETREELVTLPGVGRKTANVVMGDAFGEPAIAVDTHVERVSKRLRICKLDANVMEVEQTLMRKIPKELWVKTHHTMIFFGRYHCLARNPKCDICPLLYMCQEGKTRMSAK
- a CDS encoding DnaD domain protein; translation: MLSINEYLKAGETTVSNLVIENYQKIGLADEEFLFWLQLFHSQAKGDLFPDLAEISQIMGKPIDVIYKLLNQLVSRGFLIIQTKQNEQGQMMDTYDLLPIFEKISLLKQNQTVKQQERSSEETIKQLYQGFEKEFGRQLSPIELEMIGQWLETDHYQPELIRLALREAVLNQAYSLKYIDRILLAWERKNITTKEQVAEDQKRRKQALIQKEIEQQGAANEPIPKVTLHNWLNPEDSE
- a CDS encoding glycerophosphoryl diester phosphodiesterase membrane domain-containing protein, giving the protein MKYLKNSFKNMLDFFAGTSAYFRDVLLMHGFMIFILLPLLASSTRFILKQGKIDYLSYDTIPIIFSKHPGVLVALLIVLLMIVVAVFFEFTFLLLSIFFIKKKEPISLTNLLKGTLLQLKKIRFSTLLFFLFYFFLVLPLSGLGFNSDLLAKIKIPAFIMDFIFANRVTIIALVVLGYLIFFYLSIRLIFALPEMILRDVPFRQAVRESWRSTKHHFFRILGQFIVIGGSIIIVFVLSYTLILTVQAIIETALPSYALVSAVVAMTLLQIFLLLNIIFTTVGIFYITIDYMDDEGFLPELPQWFFDQPKQVRKEWSFFKIGLFAFTAALFGIGVGTYNTNYLSNPSVTEPLTISHRGVDAANGVQNTLPALEKTSLEKPTYVEMDIQETKDKQFVVMHDFNLKKLTGVDKRPNQLTLTELTKLTAKENGMEAAVCSFDDYLEKAKELNQKLLIEIKTTPQDSSDLVKRFTQKYRKTILSEKHILHTLTFNTATELKEQEPDFYVGYILPFNIVGPPISNVDFFTMEYTTLNRNFINAAHNDGKSVYAWTVNDEDTMTRMMFYGVDGIVTDELKLLNETIKTDLDELTYSDKLFHFVIGIG